Part of the Cyprinus carpio isolate SPL01 chromosome A23, ASM1834038v1, whole genome shotgun sequence genome, AAGTATAATGTCAATTTACTATTGCTtccattttaatgcatatttaaagtatataaaagttTTGTGCAATTTAAACACTGTTAAACCGATTCACCATTTTCTCCATTGCATTTGAAGATTTTGTTTATTCCAACAGGATTGTTGGTGAAAATCTGTGTCTAAAGGAAAACTAATTTAATGTGTCTGGTTGTTTTAGGGTCTGGCACTGAATCTGACAGTGATGAATCTGTTCCTGACCTGGAGGAGCAGGACtctgcacagacacaaacacagcaggCACAGGTAAGATACTTTGGATCAGCACAtacaaaaagcattatttttcctCCACTTCATTTTCTCTCACCATTTCTTTTTCAGTTTAACATTGGCATGAACTGAAATTGCATTCACTTTCCACAGCTTGCAGCTGCAGCTGAAATCGATGAGGAACCTGtcagcaaagcaaaacaaagcaggAGTGAGAAGAAAGCCAGGAAGGTAGGTCATCCTTGGGAACTGAATGAATCTaacttgaacattttaaaattcagttaaaattaatGCAGTGTTGTTTAACTGTACCCTTTCTTCATTTTGCCAGGCCATGTCCAAATTGGGGTTGAGACAAGTTGCTGGTGTTACCAGAGTAACCATTCGCAAGTCTAAGAACATTCTCTTCGTCATTACCAAACCAGATGTCTACAAAAGTCCAGCTTCAGATACTTACATTGTCTTCGGTGAGGCCAAGGTaaagattggaaaaaaaaaatgctttcttatTTAACGTTGGTGTGCATCTCGGCCATGTTTTGGTTGATAACTAATTCTACATGGCAACCTTGCCTGGTGATCTGGACCAAAGTGACCTCTTGATGATGATTTAAACAGTTTGACTTTCGTTCTTCTGAGTCTGATGAAGCCAAACTTTCTGTCCTGAGAGAGAACTTTCAGTGGTGTAAATGAAGAACATATTGAAGCTCACAAATCAAACTAAATTCCTGATGGTTTCTGCTCCTCTCAGATTGAAGATCTGTCCCAGCAAGCCCAGTTAGCAGCTGCAGAGAAGTTCAAGGTTCAAGGAGAAGCCGTTTCAAACATCCAGGAAAACACACAGACGCCCACAGTACAGGAGGAGAGCGAAGAGGAAGAGGTGAGTGTTAACACTTGTGATTCTAGCACGAATAATACTGAACATGCTTTTATGAAAGGTCCTCTGATGATGTGTTCCACAAATGTGCAAAGTAAATGTCCACAGTCATGAGTGATTTGCTTTATGATTTGCAGGTTGATGAGACCGGAGTGGAGGTCAAGGACATCGAGCTGGTCATGTCACAGGCCAATGTATCAAGGGCAAAGGCTGTGCGCGCACTGAAGAATAACAATAACGACATTGTCAATGCTATTATGGTGAGTTAAACTgatttatatagaattttaaaACTCTTCTGTGATGAATTAACATTTGACTTTCGTTCTTCTGAATTTATCCTGAAGCCAGTTCATTTGTTCTGAGAAGAGCTCAGGCTTCAAATGTGGTGTCATTGTATCAAGCAGTATTACTCAATTTATCTTTTTGCCTTTTGTCTTTACAGGAATTGACGATGTAGATGGAAATCAGGGACTGGGTCACAttaagatgatgatgatttaatCTACACTATTGTTTGTACAATTTATACCCAGGAGAAATAAAGGCGTGGCTTGATGAAatgatatattttgtgtattttttactATTCATGGAAACTATTCAAAGAAGCTCAAAACATGAATTGCATAGAGCAAGGGAAATAAAGATATGAACTAGCTATTATCATTGTCAGAGgatggatctttttttttatcatttgtataaatacattatttaaaataaagattgtGATGTCCAGTCGAGGCTGTGTCgggttaaatgtttatttatttattttattcagcagaaGATAggtcacagtatttttttagaccctgtttctttcaaatatttagaatgtacagtatgtgggacTTTTTATTTTGGGAAAAGTGACGAGGAGCAGTCGGTGATCTCACGTGTGCACTGGCATTTGTTTtgagtaatattttaatgatcaaatacaataattaatttgatGGCACAATGTTGAAAGTGTCACTTAGTCTCTTATGCGTTATCTAAATGTGTTGTGTAAGTTCTTAGCGAGTTAGCTAACAGACATAGAACCAGTCGAGTCAAGTACAGCACGAGATTTTAAATCCTCCTTTCAATCAAATCAGTTCATAAGACTAAAATGGCTATCAGATTACCTTTGGTTGGAGCTTTACATTATATCGATTCCAGGACGAGTGTCGTTAGTGCACAAAGACTGTTCTGCTCTCAAAAGACAGGACAAGAATCTTCTGACACTATAAGGGTGAGAACTCGCTTCTCTCTTAGATCCTTAAACTAATTACAGTGGCGCTGTTCTTACTGGGGTTGTACCAGGATAGTCTAATAAAACTTTTACACGCAATAAATAGACTTGGAGTGTACTTTCTTGAGCTTATACATATCATAGAATAAATATCTTAAATCCCAGTGAGCTTCCCACCCAGGCATCATTATAAGCAGAGTATTTTCAGTGTTATGCTCATTTTGTGTCATAGGTGCTGTATGATGGAGAATGCCCAATATGTGTTAAAGAAATTAGTTTTCTTCAGTTTCTTGAGAGAGATAGAACGGAAAAGGTAGATTTTGTGGACATCTCACTGCCAGAGTATGAGGAGAGCAAATATAGAGTCAGTTATGAGATGGCAATGgaggaaattacagtaaatgaTGCGAAGAAAAATGTtagtggttttatatatatatatatatatatatatatatatatatattagcatattgtgataaaagtttatatatatatatacaggtccttctcaaaaaattagcatattgtgataaaagttcattattttccataatgtaatgataaaattaaactttcatatattttagattcattgcacaccaactgaaatatttcaggtcttttattgttttaatactgatgattttggcatacagctcatgaaaacccaaaattcctatctcaaaaaattagcatatcatgaaaaggttctctaaacgagctattaacctaatcatctgaatcaactaataaactctaaacacctgcaaaagattcctgaggcttttaaaaactcccagcctggttcattactcaaaaccgcaatcatgggtaagactgccgacctgactgctgtccagaaggccatcattgacacccccaagcgagagggtaagacacagaaagaaatttctgaacgaataggctgttccccagagtgctgtatcaaggcacctcagtgggaagtctgtgggaaggaaaaaagtgtggcaaaaaaacgctgcacaacgagaagagaggtgaccggaccctgaggaagattgtggagaaggaccgattccagaccttgggggacctgcggaagcagtggactgagtctggagtagaaacatccagagccaccgtgcacaggcgtgtgcttttgaaccagaaacagcggcagaagcgcctgacctgggctacagagaagcagagaagcagcactggactgttgctcagtggtccaaagtacttttttcggatgaaagcaaattttgcatgtcattcggaaatcaaggtgccagagtctggaggaagactggggagaaggaaatgccaaaatgcctgaagtccagtgtcaagtacccacagtcagtgatggtctggggtgccatgtcagctgctggtgttggtccactgtgttttatcaagggcagggtcaatgcagctagctatcaggagattttggagcacttcatgcttccatctgctgaaaagctttatggagatgaagatttcgtttttcagcacgacctggcacctgctcacagtgccaaaaccactggtaaatggtttactgaccatggtattactgtgctcaattggcctgccaactctcctgacctgaaccccatagagaatctgtgggatattgtgaagagaaagttcagagacgcaagacccaacactctggatgagcttaaggccgctatcgaagcatcctgggcctccataacacctcagcagtgccacaggctgattgcctccatgccacgccgcattgaagcagtcatttctgcaaaaggattcccgaccaagtattgagtgcataactgaacataattatttgaaggttgactttttttgtattaaaaacacttttcttttattggtcggatgaaatatgctaatttttttagatcatcagtattaaaacaataaaagacctgaaatatttcagttggtgtgcaatgaatctaaaatatatgaaagtttaatttttatcattacattatggaaaataatgaactttttcacaatatgctaattttttgagaaggacctatatatatatattttttttttaatgatttagaaagtcccaaaagcattttaaaatgtccacccaaaaatcaaatagttatttactcacactcatttCATTTGAGGCCTATATGACTGCCTTTGCACATAAaggaagatatttagaagaatattAGGATGATACAAATTACCAAGATtcttaaaatctataaaataagacaaaatgtatgcattttgagGGTTTTCCTTTTTCATGAGTTCTCACTGGTTTTCCTTAGTCTGAAATATTTCTAAGGCATTTAAATTCAAGAAACATCTGATTAAATAATATAACTCATTATTCCTCAGTGAGACTGTTTGTTCTTCTGAGGGCAGATTCATCGTGGAGTTCCAGTTTCACAGTGATGTACACTGTGGTGGGTTTGGGTTGGCTTAGCACGATCATCTCTCTCCCATTGGTCAGGCCTACAATGGACCGAGCCTATGGGGTGTTTGCAAGAAACAGACTGATGTAGACTGGCAGAGAGGGCTGCACCATATTTTGCCTTTAATATTTCAAACAGTCTGAATATAACTGTAATGTCAACATGTGCTCAGAATAAATGATCTTTTATTACGTTCTACAAGTTTACTTTAGAAAACACTGTGGTATctttatatacaataaattacTCATGTTGGGAGggaaataacaaataatattttttttttctaaatttaaaagcCTCCTGACTGATCATTAAGTGTTAGGACGCAGCAGGACAGATCGTGCTTTAATGAGGAATGGTCAAGGGTTTTGTCCGCAAACCAATAGGATTTGAATTTAAGAGAAGGGCgtgattaaaaacaacaacagaagcaAATGTAAACATCACAAGAAGCAATCCAAGAAAAACAATCAATATATGTGTTTTTGGAAGGAAAGTGTGCAGTTATCAAGTTCAGAAAAAAGAGCAAGCGACATAACTTGTTTATTTGTTAGGGCTTTAAGACTTAACTTGACCTTTTgtcttaatgaaaaataaaatctgatttttttttatgatacaagttgttatcattatttaacactgtaaacaaaaatatatatcaagctataatattatgtattataaaaactGTAGTCTACATTTCAAATTCTCAGTTGTTTATGGTATACATTAACGTTGGccttttcacaatacattaacAAACTGTTTTTTATCAGAGGACCTGTTGATTCACTGTACCTAAGCACATGGTCAGGGCAGGACTTAGGCAggcgggggcccctgggcttgaggttatgtttgggccctatacctacactacaaatgccctcaaatagaacatcattatggagtaacacaaaatgaacaaacatgctttgaggtttataaacagtacaattaatatacaattaaatatgaaactacaaccaccagtaggtggcagcaagtgactgtcttaatgatTGAGTTGAATCAAccaattctttttaaaaagctgattcatttaactttgcaaacgacTACTTTGAATCATTTACTGGTCCGTGTAACCCCTGATGAACAAAACACTTTGGAGATGCAgcggttctgctgtttgttctattttctttctgacaTAGCAAAACGGAattctgtaagttgttgtttactATACATTTGCgatcttgcatatatatatataaaaacggacttgtttgtgtgataggctaAGTCCTACATCATAGGCatagctatgttataaaaacagaaaactaattaaatagtcattttttatttaaaatcattttaatgacatatcTTCCCCACTATGTGTAATGGCAGTAAGACAAGAAAGAGCGCTCAAAAACTCATCAGATGATCGCATAATTTAGtgcaacattaatatattaatataaaatcatcatctgtaaagaaatgaggtgtgaacatttgagaatttatgATTATCTTTATAAATGTGTGCTCTTCTGGGCTAAAAAGCTTAATGGAGCTGAAGTAGCCATGTGATAACAAACCAATTGATGCAAACGCGATTCAGTGTCCTTCTATGTGAAATGTCAGATTTATGAATACCAGTTTATGCTGGTTTGATTGTGAACTTGAAGGTCTAGTTGTAGTTATAAGCTAGTCGTAGCCTCAGCTTGCCCGTTTAGATCTTGCGCTGCATGGTTGCTAGGTTTTCAcgacaaaacctgcccaattggtactcaaaactagcctaaACTAACCCAATCGCATTTCGAGGGGTCCCCTGGTAAAAATCGCATTTTAGGTAATAAATATCACGTTCTTGTGGTCGCttaaacccgcggacatgaaaatcAACCCGCagaaacagtgttaaagtagccaaaTTCCGCGGGGAAACCgctgacttggcaacactgctcgcCTGCGCAGTGGAAATGCGGTTAATACTGAATGAATTCTGAATAGcgtataataatgaacaaatcaaacaaacataaacggGCAAAGGCGGGGCCCCCTCCAAGGTggggcccatgggctgcagcccactcaagcccaatggtaagtccggCCCAGCACATGGTTATGGGCATGTTGAACTGTCTGTACACAAAGTGATGCAAAGGCCACTACCAGTCTTCATAGATCACAACAAATACAAAAGAGGCAAATAGCTGCACTTCTCTGTGATCAAAAGGCAACTCTGAATATGTACTGGAGGTTCATGGAAGTACTAAACTGTATTTTTCTGTCCTACTGTTGACACCTTGGTGTCCTATTCACAGAATGGCTTATAAAATCCACTCTGCAAAATCCCTAAAGAGATAAAATTAAAGGCTTAATTAAAATTAGCTTATTAAAACATGATGATTAAAAGGATTGCATATTTATGAATCAAATTGGCTCAGActtttctgtctttgtttggtGTGTAATTTATTAGAAGACTTGTTATGAATCAATATTGATCAATTAAAAACATAAGTACAAATTTTAAAGCAATTGACTTGCAGTGCCATATTAATAAATCATGAAACATGTCATATTTGTTATAAGTGAATAACATTTGTCCATTGGACATTGATGTATTTTTGACATCAattcacaaattatttatttcattgtataatttactCACATTATGTATGAACACAGGTATAAAAATCATCCATAATTGGCCAGGAGGGGACATACAAACATAAATCAACACTATAGTTTACATTAGgctattaaacattattttgaccTTCATGGTTTTTCCTGTTTGTAGTTCAAATAActctttttcttaaatatacaccaCAAGATACCATAGATGAGAGGAATACACATCTATACTTCTGTGCTGATTTTTGTTTGCTACTTCGTATTTTAGACATTCCATGATTCTGCTGCCAATGCTCATTCAGTCCTCATTCTGATCAGCTGCTTGGTCTCTGTTGTTGTTGGCGCTTCACTGATGGGTTGATACCTCAACAAAACCCAGGTCAATCACCTGGGGTCAGAGCAGCTCCGGTTGCTGTACAAGATCTGCTCACaaacatcagaaatgtttcttaccTTGTAAGGAGGACTTATAGGTCATGTCAGAGTATCTGCAAGGAGAATCCAGCTATACTATCAGACTTTTTGGAGCAATTAGcagtaatatgaaatatgagaATGTATTGGGCCTTTAGATGTATTGATTATACTTGGCCTCTTGAGAGACTTTCAAAGCAGAAGCTCCCATTGGAGTTTACCAGCACAGCAGGACTACTTTTCAGCTGCGCTTACTTGGACTGAGATTAGGAGAGTCTTTTAATTGTCTTTCCAGACACATAAACTTGTACTTTAAGCAGAAACAGGTGTCTGTGGTAGATTACGTGCAAGGTGTGTTGATGCCTGCAGTGCAGGAACCGCTAACCAGAACATCCAGAcaagttgagagagagagagacgcactGGAGAGTCAGAGCTTTTATAGGGACACCTGCCATTGCGCAGGTCCATAAAGCTTCCTCAAATCAACCTTTGACCTCAGCCTATCCTGGACTACAGTTGTTCCACATCAGTCCCTTGGCAAACAAATTTGGGTAGATGATGGGCTCAGAAGGTCTAGAAGCAGAAAGCGAAGAGTTATGGGTACAAGTTATGGGTACAATAAAAGTGCTCTTTATAGGGAAACTGCACAAACTCAGCAAAACATGAGTAATATGGGTACAAGATCAGAAACTGACAGCGATGTATCTAGTTCCTGGGATGAAGGATACCAGAGAGAGATATGCTGCACCAAACGTCAAAATTTGATCGATGGCTTTGAAACTTTTTGACCCTGCCCCCTCCCCCACCCCGACCACCCACGTGGCTTTGACCTTTATGGCCTTTTAACGCAGCTGTTGTTACGACatgtgatatgacatctgtttgtaataaatcatgcttATATGTGTCATCAGCCATGAAATGACTCGATATTTACAACATCTGTGAATGATCGGCAGCTGTGATCTGTtatctgttttgtaatatatcatgtcattaggGATTAACCTTATGACAAGTGTTACGGTCACCTGTTTGTAATATAGACACCGGACCTCCGGTATGCGACATCCGTTTGTTTTATTGGTTATGTCGTCTGTTACGGAAGACAAATGTTGTCTCTGTCTGACCATCCTGTGACAGGTGTCCTCAGGGTAAAAGACAAATCTTGTCTGTGCGTGACCATCCGGTGACAGGCGAACTTAGGGTGAAAGATTTTATGGTCTGTCACAGGGTAGGGTTTCCCCATCAGCGACGGCATCGGATTGCATTCGCTTAGTTAAATACGGGCCCCTCGAATTTCTGAGGAATCAGAAAAGAGCTGTGAAAAATACATAGACATAGACTTCTTATACTCACCTAAAACCCCCGAGAAGaaatcctaataattaaatggGTATAAAACAACCAATAAAGAAAGTGTATAAATTGTTTCCTCTTAGTGCTAGATGAACAATAGTGGTTATGTCATCTGTTACTGTCACCTGTTTGTAATACAGATGCCGTACCTCCTGTGTGCGAAGCAACATTTGTTTAAATCGGACTGAAGGGTCCGCATGTGCACTTATCCTGTGTCACGCTAGCACAGAGGTTTTGGTCATCCTACAAGGATGTGAGAAAGAGATATTGGTTTAAGGACAatttgaaaaataagtaaaagaatATCAATTTTaagagatgttgatttattgttatgGACATTGACAGTGTTGTCAATtaatttttgatgtttaaaataaaattacatcacTAAAGGAGTCAATAAATGAGTAATAATAAGagtaaaatactgcaataaaatgacacacacacacacattctaatggttgtttttctaattttcagcaatataaaaaaatggggttaaataaaatacataacgtATATTGAATTTAAAAGCAGAACAGCAGACAGGCAGACTGAGAGGGGATCCCTGAGCTTTTACACGTTTTACTTTAGGAAaactttactctctctctctcacacatacacacacacgcacacacacacacacacactcagactatACCAGACTATAGGAACAAGGGCTCTCTCTTACAGTAGTTTTAGTGattgttacaaatataaaaacgttgtacattttaccaggattgggaaaaaaaatatattttaacaggcCGAACGATATGGGCTATTGGGGAACCGACATGTCCGGACATGTCATTGACATGTTTTATGCAGGCACAATtcaatttcatattcatatttacaatatattaatcatttttatacagtatcatctccctaaacctaccatcacagtaaactttctacattttatatttccataaagatcatgtagtataatttatcattttaaaaagctgtataattatttactgtacacctaccatcacacaaaaaaaaaatcagcatgtgcttacgtttttaattaaatgttgttttttaagcgATCTGAATTATGACTACTCAagaaatttcatcataaacaCATTTGCATTGTTAAATCAGTGTAATACCCATGACAGTATACAAATTTGTgttctgataaatcatataaacaagcatgCACATAAACATTACAGGCTAAAAGAGACTTATACCCATTTTAAAGGATATGACggcatgttactaaagcaaatcattcattttaaacaagtattcaacatttatttatgtttattgaacttataaaacacattttaagcaagcattttttaaacaaaaattttagtttttctctCACTAGTCATAAAcgtcattttcacaaaaacacaaacatgtacaatCATGTCAAAACATCTTCAGTGCACCAGTGATTATGCATAACATACTAtagaaaaattaacatttactgtAGTTTCATATGTCAATgaaaatgctttacattattcTGGGCCAATGTCGTTCATactgtgacgtgtgtcccgagcgctcgtcagcgtcgccctggcaacacagtggaatcaccggcactagctcgtcacgggctgagcggcccgcacctgcagctcgttaagaggcgtctacttcagccgggaaggaaagcagtatggtgagcaatgtctcccaaCACAGACACtaactctttccacctctgtcgtagagagcagcgtgtgaccgtcagccccaaccaggagagcaccgcacgggatccaccactcaaggcacagagagcacgagggagttggagcactacggagagcaccgtcttcactcagagcacaaagttgtcaataaatccacccttcggggattttctctgtctatcggttgtcgtgtagttcctcacctcgccacactggtggagaatgcgggcaagtgTGAGGTGGACACCGACAACCGACCCCCGAGGAGATCGTTAAAGTCacccattttttttccttttttttttttgacattggttttcttttcccctctgctctgtttccacaggcggccgctcctcccccggcatggaagagctgcttaaacacctcaccgaggtgagcatccgccagcagcaaataatggagcacatggcctcacgtcaaggagacgccgaacgcgagctcgccgccctccgcaccgccgcccaccgcacgccgctgcctgacccccgtgtccaagccgtacagctgatgccgcgaatgacagcgcacgacgatgtggagatgtatattcaaatgtttgaggccaccgcgatccgggaggcgtggccagaggacgagtgggccagacttctcgcgccgctgctgaccggggaagcgcagcgggcgtatttcaccatgacggctgagagaagccgggactatggagaggtgaaaaaggaaatcctgagccgagtaggcctctccccaatctgtgcggcgcagcagttccatgactggacatatcgagctcgacagcccgctcgcgcccaagcggcagaactaaCCCGGTTGGCCCACCATTGGCTATTGACACGGGGGTCCCtccgcacacaaggtagctgagcgtgtggtgatcgaccgactcctccgcgccctccccc contains:
- the LOC109049261 gene encoding nascent polypeptide-associated complex subunit alpha isoform X2; this translates as MPGEATETVPVTEQEMQQPQAETGSGTESDSDESVPDLEEQDSAQTQTQQAQLAAAAEIDEEPVSKAKQSRSEKKARKAMSKLGLRQVAGVTRVTIRKSKNILFVITKPDVYKSPASDTYIVFGEAKIEDLSQQAQLAAAEKFKVQGEAVSNIQENTQTPTVQEESEEEEVDETGVEVKDIELVMSQANVSRAKAVRALKNNNNDIVNAIMELTM